One window of the Suricata suricatta isolate VVHF042 chromosome 7, meerkat_22Aug2017_6uvM2_HiC, whole genome shotgun sequence genome contains the following:
- the LOC115296433 gene encoding olfactory receptor 1361-like has product MNCSKAPDFVLAGLARGPENRLVLFGVFLVLYLGSLLGNALLLLAIGADVRLHTPMYFFLSQLSLVDLCFTSTTAPKILEDLWTSHGSISFSGCLAQLYFFAVFADMDNLLLTAMAIDRYASICHPLHYPLLMTPCRCGLLVGGSWGVAHSVSLVHILFLSQLCFYTKQEIPHFFCDFGPLFQLSCSDTHSNEVLMMVLTALLGIGPLLCIVSSYARIFHAVARVPSTKGKKKALATCSSHLSMVILFYSTVFATYLKPPSTSRSVGALAAAVMYTMVTPTLNPFIYSLRNKSVQSSLKRVLGIGGSWDYD; this is encoded by the coding sequence ATGAACTGCAGCAAGGCCCCAGATTTTGTCCTGGCAGGGCTGGCCAGGGGCCCAGAGAACAGGCTGGTCCTCTTCGGCGTCTTCCTAGTGCTCTATCTGGGAAGCCTCTTGGGGAATGCGCTCCTTCTGCTGGCCATCGGAGCTGATGTGCGCCTCCACactcccatgtacttcttcctcagccAGCTCTCCCTGGTGGATCTGTGCTTCACTTCCACCACAGCTCCCAAAATCCTTGAGGATCTGTGGACCAGCCACGGAtccatctctttctctggatGTCTGGCCCAATTATATTTCTTCGCTGTTTTTGCTGATATGGACAACCTGCTTCTGACTGCCATGGCTATTGACCGCTATGCTTCCATCTGTCATCCTCTGCACTACCCACTACTAATGACACCTTGTAGATGTGGGCTGCTGGTGGGTGGGTCATGGGGGGTggcgcattctgtctctctggtgCACATCCTATTTCTATcccagttgtgtttctatacaaagCAAGAGATTCCccactttttctgtgattttggCCCACTCTTTCAACTTTCTTGCTCAGATACCCACTCTAATGAGGTCCTAATGATGGTTCTGACTGCGTTGTTAGGAATTGGCCCTCTCCTGTGCATCGTAAGCTCCTATGCCCGTATCTTCCATGCTGTGGCTAGGGTTCCAtcaacaaaggggaaaaagaaagcctTGGCCACATGTAGCTCCCACCTCTCTATGGTCATCCTCTTCTACAGCACAGTCTTTGCCACCTACCTGAAGCCACCATCAACCTCTCGCTCTGTGGGGGCGCTGGCTGCTGCTGTCATGTATACCATGGTAACTCCCACTCTCAACCCTTTCATTTATAGTCTGAGAAACAAGAGTGTGCAGAGCTCACTGAAAAGGGTTCTGGGCATAGGGGGTTCATGGGATTATGACTAA